Proteins co-encoded in one Hemibagrus wyckioides isolate EC202008001 linkage group LG26, SWU_Hwy_1.0, whole genome shotgun sequence genomic window:
- the eif3f gene encoding eukaryotic translation initiation factor 3 subunit F: MAVHGPVVKIHPVVLASIVDSFERRNEGASRVIGTLLGTIDKHSVEVTNCFSVPHNESEDEVAVDMEFAKNMYELHKKVSPSEVIIGWYATGYDITEHSVLIHEYYSREAQNPIHLTVDTALQSNKMNIRAYVSAQMGVPGKTVGVMFTPLTVKYIYYDTERIGVDLLQRTRASPSRTNGLTSDLSQVASSAGRIQEMLTIVLAYIEDVLSGKVTADNSVGRYLTDLVNKVPKISAEDFESMLNSNINDLLMVTYLANLTQAQIALNEKLVVL, encoded by the exons ATGGCGGTCCACGGCCCTGTAGTGAAAATCCACCCCGTGGTTCTGGCTTCAATCGTGGACTCTTTCGAGCGCAGGAATGAGGGAGCGAGCCGTGTGATCGGTACATTATTAG GAACCATAGATAAACATTCTGTAGAGGTCACCAACTGTTTCTCTGTTCCACACAATGAGTCTGAAGACGAG GTGGCAGTGGACATGGAGTTTGCAAAGAACATGTACGAGCTTCATAAGAAGGTTTCTCCCAGTGAAGTCATCATCGGCTG GTATGCCACAGGATACGACATAACGGAACATTCGGTGTTAATTCATGAGTATTACAGTCGGGAGGCTCAGAACCCCATCCACCTGACCGTGGACACGGCGCTGCAGAGTAATAAGATGAACATCCGAGCCTATGTCAG TGCACAGATGGGAGTTCCCGGGAAAACTGTCGGTGTGATGTTCACACCTTTAACGGTGAAGTACATTTACTACGACACGGAACGCATTGGAG TTGATCTCCTGCAGAGGACTCGTGCGTCTCCCAGTCGCACCAACGGCCTGACTTCAGACCTGTCTCAGGTGGCCAGTTCAGCCGGGCGCATACAGGAAATGCTCACTATAGTCCTGGCGTACATTGAAGACGTGCTG TCTGGAAAGGTGACTGCAGATAACAGCGTTGGCCGTTACCTAACGGATCTGGTCAACAAAGTACCCAAAATCTCAGCGGAGGACTTTGAGAGCATGCTGAACTCCAACATTAAC GACCTCCTGATGGTCACCTACCTGGCGAATCTCACTCAAGCTCAGATTGCTCTTAATGAGAAACTTGTTGTTCTGtaa
- the zgc:77880 gene encoding zf-DHHC domain-containing protein isoform X1, translating to MAVLRCRRDPCGLICIILTYFSVFYADYVVIQYVLIPAYSGSVWCTLHGSVFNVILLLLLACHSKAVFSDPGMVPLPETAIDFSDLRSQSSRVNDRVRSHFTVHCVQLHAVPAASAISEKRLVKAGLCVAAVKPIVLLVHITAECVSAASDAWITTARGMASLYSMALVVSAWVWRIRNELDGDEDKGGEDVPSKHLIVAHYIILLVESILFGVFVLVIFYDQLVSIITDETPIEQMRNRLMKDRPNSGQSVHTTHTRKPKVALLREVFGRGSVLCWLLPFQSSPPSAGGITYSPVSDYDV from the exons ATGGCTGTGCTGCGCTGTCGGAGAGACCCGTGTGGGTTGATCTGCATCATTCTGACTTACTTCAGCGTCTTTTACGCGGACTACGTGGTCATTCAGTATGTACTAATCCCAGCTTACTCTGGAAG TGTCTGGTGTACACTTCATGGATCTGTCTTTAATGTCATATTACTGCTGCTCCTGGCCTGTCATTCAAAAGCAGTGTTCTCAGATCCAG gaATGGTTCCTCTTCCTGAGACAGCCATTGATTTCTCAGACTTGAGGTCTCAGTCCAGTCGTGTCAATGACAGGGTGAGGTCACACTTCACTGTCCACTGTGTCCAACTACATGCAGTACCTGCTGCTTCAGCTATATCAGAGAAGAG GCTTGTGAAGGCTGGACTGTGTGTAGCCGCTGTGAAACCTATCGTCCTCCTCGTGCACATCACTGCCGAGTGTGTCAGCGCTGCATCAGACGCATGGATCACCACTGCCCGTG GCATGGCCAGCCTGTACTCCATGGCTCTGGTGGTGTCAGCGTGGGTGTGGAGGATACGGAATGAACTAGATGGAGATGAAGACAAAGGAGGAGAGGATGTTCCCAGCAAACACCTAATAGT GGCACATTACATCATCCTGTTAGTGGAGTCCATTCTGTTTGGTGTTTTTGTCCTGGTGATATTTTATGACCAG CTAGTGTCCATTATAACAGACGAGACTCCCATTGAGCAGATGAGGAACAGGCTGATGAAGGACAGACCCAACAGTGGGCAGTCAGTGCACACGACACACACCCGAAAACCTAAAGTGGCATTACTGAGGGAGGTGTTTGGAagag GCTCGGTGCTGTGTTGGCTTTTACCGTTCCAGTCCTCTCCTCCGTCTGCTGGAGGAATCACTTACTCACCTGTTTCTGATTACGACGTGTAA
- the zgc:77880 gene encoding zf-DHHC domain-containing protein isoform X2: protein MAVLRCRRDPCGLICIILTYFSVFYADYVVIQYVLIPAYSGSVWCTLHGSVFNVILLLLLACHSKAVFSDPGMVPLPETAIDFSDLRSQSSRVNDRACEGWTVCSRCETYRPPRAHHCRVCQRCIRRMDHHCPWINNCVGELNQKYFIQFLFYTGMASLYSMALVVSAWVWRIRNELDGDEDKGGEDVPSKHLIVAHYIILLVESILFGVFVLVIFYDQLVSIITDETPIEQMRNRLMKDRPNSGQSVHTTHTRKPKVALLREVFGRGSVLCWLLPFQSSPPSAGGITYSPVSDYDV, encoded by the exons ATGGCTGTGCTGCGCTGTCGGAGAGACCCGTGTGGGTTGATCTGCATCATTCTGACTTACTTCAGCGTCTTTTACGCGGACTACGTGGTCATTCAGTATGTACTAATCCCAGCTTACTCTGGAAG TGTCTGGTGTACACTTCATGGATCTGTCTTTAATGTCATATTACTGCTGCTCCTGGCCTGTCATTCAAAAGCAGTGTTCTCAGATCCAG gaATGGTTCCTCTTCCTGAGACAGCCATTGATTTCTCAGACTTGAGGTCTCAGTCCAGTCGTGTCAATGACAGG GCTTGTGAAGGCTGGACTGTGTGTAGCCGCTGTGAAACCTATCGTCCTCCTCGTGCACATCACTGCCGAGTGTGTCAGCGCTGCATCAGACGCATGGATCACCACTGCCCGTG GATTAATAATTGTGTTGGAGAGCTCAACCAGAAGTACTTCATCCAGTTTCTCTTTTATACTG GCATGGCCAGCCTGTACTCCATGGCTCTGGTGGTGTCAGCGTGGGTGTGGAGGATACGGAATGAACTAGATGGAGATGAAGACAAAGGAGGAGAGGATGTTCCCAGCAAACACCTAATAGT GGCACATTACATCATCCTGTTAGTGGAGTCCATTCTGTTTGGTGTTTTTGTCCTGGTGATATTTTATGACCAG CTAGTGTCCATTATAACAGACGAGACTCCCATTGAGCAGATGAGGAACAGGCTGATGAAGGACAGACCCAACAGTGGGCAGTCAGTGCACACGACACACACCCGAAAACCTAAAGTGGCATTACTGAGGGAGGTGTTTGGAagag GCTCGGTGCTGTGTTGGCTTTTACCGTTCCAGTCCTCTCCTCCGTCTGCTGGAGGAATCACTTACTCACCTGTTTCTGATTACGACGTGTAA